From the Microplitis mediator isolate UGA2020A chromosome 6, iyMicMedi2.1, whole genome shotgun sequence genome, one window contains:
- the LOC130670448 gene encoding uncharacterized protein LOC130670448: MAAEAQVALQMNHIDTMRNISTRLTDAILATQGAPAIDAELAFLNDLWSRFNTTHERLFEDIPEIVENEYHTGNAFGTASQVYTELLVRLTAAKPAPEPVHDAHAVNHDQTAYFGGAHKTNLPQIKLPTFQGTYDEWDSFKDPFTSLVIHEDSLTGAQKMHYLETQVKGEAASLIANIQVTDDAFQSAWELLNTCYTNPRRLLDMHVDEILYRQLLTGHSAAELDALLLANKKSLDAIAALGVPISDSDPFLIRLTVHCLPEDLRVEWMASLGLSNEFLTYKQLHDMLKAKVRAWENSGVGLRAPSAQSKAGTERPPAPKTYSRSAATSKTGGATSRSAPPSNASTSRGGASYNAFTPKEKTSEPGLCPICKQKHFVLFCPRYQEASPQNRKMMVYHYRLCYNCLGRHRFADCKTKDRCQHCQKPHRTSTHIDETSAKSVQEPAVPTQGSTCTARVLIDQGSELSFVTHSLIKKLDIPLNRAAIPLRGIGNVSAGHSLGSCQVSLHSLHSSASITIQAHVLALLTVNLPSFTLTNKKWPHINGLQLADPDFLTSRPIDIILSAAPAAHIINAKIRKGNNNAPIAQSTTLGWIIYGSVDTATSKLTAYGHHVTVDDQLQDLLSKFWYQEEPQTEFAIHYNEDEEKCEQHFVNTHYRQTDGRYVVRLPLKSSSSQLGDSLRAAQYALLRLRKRLDNDPIYKKLYYDFLKEYEDLGNMRRVKLKDLPPNSYMLPHHGVLKEQSTTTKLRVVFNGS, from the exons ATGGCCGCCGAAGCCCAAGTCGCTCTTCAAATGAACCACATCGACACAATGCGCAACATTTCTACTCGCTTGACCGACGCCATTCTCGCTACCCAAGGTGCACCCGCTATCGACGCTGAACTCGCTTTCCTCAATGATTTGTGGTCTCGCTTCAACACAACTCATGAGAGACTTTTCGAGGATATACCAGAGATCGTTGAAAACGAATACCATACTGGCAACGCATTTGGTACCGCTAGTCAAGTCTACACGGAGCTTCTGGTGAGACTCACCGCTGCGAAACCCGCTCCAGAACCTGTTCATGATGCCCATGCGGTCAATCATGATCAAACCGCATATTTTGGAGGCGCGCACAAAACCAACTTACCCCAAATCAAGTTACCAACTTTCCAGGGAACATACGACGAATGGGACTCATTCAAGGACCCGTTCACCTCTCTGGTCATCCATGAAGACTCGCTTACTGGCGCGCAAAAAATGCACTACCTGGAAACTCAGGTTAAAGGGGAAGCCGCTTCGTTAATCGCCAACATACAAGTCACGGATGATGCGTTCCAATCGGCTTGGGAATTATTGAACACTTGCTACACAAACCCACGCAGATTACTCGACATGCATGTCGATGAAATACTGTACCGACAACTGCTAACTGGCCACTCCGCTGCCGAACTTGACGCCTTGTTACTCGCTAATAAGAAGTCGCTGGACGCCATCGCTGCTCTGGGAGTACCAATCAGCGATTCTGATCCATTTTTGATTCGCTTGACGGTACACTGTTTGCCAGAAGACCTTCGTGTGGAGTGGATGGCCTCGCTAGGACTCTCTAACGAGTTCCTGACCTACAAGCAGCTGCACGACATGCTGAAGGCAAAGGTACGTGCTTGGGAAAATTCTGGCGTTGGCCTAAGAGCTCCCTCAGCTCAATCAAAGGCAGGTACTGAAAGACCACCAGCACCAAAAACTTACTCTAGGTCTGCCGCTACTAGCAAGACAGGAGGCGCCACCAGTAGATCCGCTCCTCCCTCCAATGCATCTACTTCACGAGGAGGCGCTAGTTACAACGCTTTCACTCCGAAAGAGAAGACGAGTGAACCAGGACTGTGTCCGATATGCAAGCAAAAACACTTTGTGTTGTTTTGCCCACGCTACCAAGAGGCGTCGCCACAAAACCGGAAGATGATGGTCTATCACTACCGGCTTTGCTACAACTGCTTGGGACGCCACCGCTTTGCTGACTGCAAGACTAAGGACAGATGTCAACACTGTCAGAAGCCGCATCGCACGTCCACGCACATTGATGAGACTTCCGCTAAATCGGTACAGGAACCTGCCGTACCGACTCAAG GAAGTACATGTACTGCCCGTGTACTTATTGATCAAGGATCGGAGTTATCCTTTGTGACGCATTCGCTAATTAAGAAGTTGGATATACCGCTAAACAGGGCAGCTATACCATTACGAGGGATTGGTAATGTGTCAGCTGGACACTCACTTGGATCATGCCAGGTGTCGCTGCATTCGCTACATAGTTCCGCTTCTATTACTATCCAAGCTCATGTGCTTGCTCTATTGACGGTGAACTTGCCGTCATTCACGCTAACCAACAAGAAATGGCCGCACATAAACGGTCTACAACTCGCTGATCCAGACTTCTTAACATCTCGACCTATTGACATCATTCTGAGTGCAGCACCAGCTGCACACATAATCAACGCTAAAATAAGGAAGGGTAATAACAATGCCCCAATCGCTCAGTCAACGACGCTTGGCTGGATCATCTATGGATCTGTGGACACCGCTACATCTAAATTGACAGCTTATGGTCATCATGTCACTGTTGATGATCAATTACAAGACTTGCTGAGCAAGTTTTGGTACCAAGAAGAACCACAGACAGAATTCgctatacactacaatgaagATGAAGAAAAGTGTGAACAACACTTTGTCAATACACACTACAGACAGACTGATGGTCGATATGTCGTTCGCTTGCCGCTTAAATCCTCTTCAAGTCAACTGGGTGACTCGCTACGAGCTGCGCAATACGCTTTACTACGTCTTCGCAAACGTCTGGATAATGATCCGATCTACAAGAAGTTATACTACGACTTCTTGAAAGAATATGAAGACTTGGGGAACATGAGACGCGTAAAATTAAAGGATTTACCACCAAACAGCTACATGTTGCCTCATCATGGGGTTCTTAAAGAACAGAGCACCACCACCAAGCTCAGGGTGGTATTCAATGGATCATAG